In the genome of Microbacterium saperdae, one region contains:
- a CDS encoding branched-chain amino acid ABC transporter ATP-binding protein/permease produces the protein MPLADRPRFTESRTFRISWPFAVAVAAIGVGAILSAALPGYFVFLAISAVIASIAILGLGIVTGSAGMIALCQLTFAAVGAWIVSLLNVMQAPGGFVVWLVLGGIAAGLVGVLVGLPALRLRGVNLAVVTLGFAAAADVTLVQIQFPGSADGTAIERPAMFSNDRQFFFLSIVVLALCALAVFFLQRSRWGSSWKAVAFSERGTAAAGQSVQIAKLTAFAVSAALGGIAGGLLAGQVQLPFASSFTPLQSLALYVLAIMSGAHLIDMAIFGGILWVLVPELLKRWGIPQDWGFVVFGVLGVQALTSGTNLGQGIRNLFYRRADRRAAQAELTALPIDADPDAAVITTTTTATVDEAALDGAPVLTVDGLTVQFGALKALDDVSFQMPAASIMGLIGPNGAGKSTFVDAISGFLPQHTGRVLLGDRDLARLSPTRRARLGLRRTFQQDRVPPALTIGAYVRFVARRRLATADIEEVLAFFGCPPSRARLSSVDVGTRRLVEVAANVVARPRLLILDEPAAGLSHEEHLALAARLRELPARYGVALIIIEHDLDLVRSVCPTLTVLDFGRVLASGPQAEVLADPAVVKAYMGETELLK, from the coding sequence ATGCCGCTCGCTGACCGCCCCCGTTTCACCGAGAGCCGGACGTTCCGGATCTCCTGGCCGTTCGCGGTCGCCGTCGCCGCGATCGGCGTCGGTGCGATCCTCAGCGCCGCCCTGCCCGGGTACTTCGTCTTCCTCGCCATCAGCGCCGTCATCGCCTCCATCGCGATCCTCGGCCTCGGCATCGTGACCGGATCCGCCGGAATGATCGCGCTGTGCCAGCTCACCTTCGCCGCGGTCGGCGCCTGGATCGTGTCGTTGCTGAACGTGATGCAGGCACCGGGCGGCTTCGTCGTCTGGCTCGTGCTCGGCGGCATCGCGGCAGGACTCGTCGGCGTGCTGGTCGGACTTCCCGCTCTGCGCCTGCGCGGTGTCAATCTGGCCGTCGTCACGCTCGGATTCGCCGCCGCAGCCGATGTCACGCTCGTCCAGATCCAGTTCCCCGGCTCGGCCGACGGCACCGCGATCGAGCGTCCGGCGATGTTTTCCAACGACCGGCAGTTCTTCTTCCTGTCGATCGTCGTGCTCGCCCTCTGCGCGCTCGCGGTGTTCTTCCTGCAGCGCAGCCGGTGGGGATCGAGCTGGAAGGCCGTCGCATTCTCCGAGCGAGGCACCGCGGCCGCAGGGCAGAGCGTGCAGATCGCGAAGCTCACGGCGTTCGCGGTCTCCGCCGCGCTCGGAGGCATCGCGGGCGGGCTGCTCGCCGGACAGGTGCAGCTCCCCTTCGCCTCGAGCTTCACCCCGCTGCAGTCGCTCGCACTGTACGTGCTGGCGATCATGTCGGGCGCGCACCTGATCGACATGGCGATCTTCGGCGGCATCCTGTGGGTGCTGGTGCCCGAGCTGCTCAAGCGCTGGGGCATCCCGCAGGACTGGGGATTCGTGGTCTTCGGTGTGCTGGGGGTGCAGGCGCTCACCAGCGGCACGAACCTCGGCCAGGGCATCCGCAACCTCTTCTACCGCCGCGCGGACCGAAGAGCAGCGCAGGCCGAGCTCACGGCGCTGCCGATCGATGCGGATCCCGATGCCGCGGTCATCACCACGACCACCACGGCGACGGTCGACGAGGCTGCGCTCGACGGGGCGCCGGTGCTGACCGTCGACGGACTCACGGTGCAGTTCGGCGCACTCAAGGCATTGGACGACGTGTCGTTCCAGATGCCGGCGGCGTCGATCATGGGCTTGATCGGACCCAACGGTGCCGGGAAATCGACCTTCGTGGACGCCATCAGCGGGTTCCTGCCCCAGCACACCGGACGCGTGCTGCTCGGCGATCGAGACCTCGCCCGCCTCTCCCCCACCCGTCGCGCCCGTCTCGGACTGCGGCGCACGTTCCAGCAGGACCGCGTGCCTCCCGCCCTCACGATCGGCGCCTACGTGCGCTTCGTCGCGCGGCGCCGCCTCGCGACGGCCGACATCGAGGAAGTCCTGGCGTTCTTCGGCTGCCCGCCGTCACGCGCGCGGCTGTCGAGCGTCGACGTCGGCACACGCCGGCTGGTGGAGGTCGCCGCGAACGTGGTGGCCCGCCCGCGGCTGCTGATCCTCGACGAGCCCGCCGCCGGACTGTCGCACGAGGAGCACCTCGCCCTCGCCGCGCGGTTGCGCGAACTGCCCGCGCGCTACGGGGTCGCACTCATCATCATCGAGCACGATCTCGACCTGGTCCGCTCGGTGTGCCCGACGCTCACGGTGCTCGACTTCGGTCGGGTGCTCGCGAGCGGGCCGCAGGCCGAGGTGCTGGCGGACCCCGCGGTCGTGAAGGCCTACATGGGAGAGACGGAACTGCTGAAATGA
- a CDS encoding HAD-IA family hydrolase, which yields MTQTINARAVLLDMDGTLVDSTAVVERLWLAWAEPHGIDPETVLHVVHGRQGHQSMAIMLPERDHAINLHENDVMLANETADVDGVVTIPGAGAVLEALLPFPHAIVTSANVALMTARMRAAGLPIPAIAVTAENVSASKPDPEGFLLGARLLGVDPADCIVFEDSGAGIQAGLAAGMRVLGVGPHAGAHNPTYRVDDLTQVAVIPDGDGFALTVR from the coding sequence GTGACCCAGACCATCAACGCCCGCGCCGTCCTGCTCGACATGGACGGCACCCTGGTCGACTCGACCGCCGTCGTGGAGCGGCTCTGGCTGGCCTGGGCGGAGCCGCACGGGATCGACCCCGAGACCGTGCTCCACGTGGTCCACGGACGCCAGGGGCACCAGAGCATGGCGATCATGCTCCCCGAGCGCGATCACGCCATCAACCTGCACGAGAACGACGTCATGCTCGCCAACGAGACAGCCGACGTGGACGGCGTCGTGACGATTCCCGGGGCCGGGGCGGTGCTCGAGGCGCTGCTCCCCTTCCCGCACGCGATCGTCACCTCGGCGAACGTGGCGCTGATGACCGCACGGATGCGGGCGGCGGGCCTCCCGATCCCCGCCATCGCCGTCACGGCCGAGAACGTGTCGGCGTCGAAGCCCGATCCGGAGGGGTTCCTGCTCGGCGCGCGTCTGCTCGGCGTCGACCCCGCCGACTGCATCGTGTTCGAGGACTCCGGCGCCGGCATCCAGGCCGGTCTGGCCGCGGGCATGCGGGTGCTCGGCGTCGGTCCGCATGCCGGTGCGCACAACCCGACCTATCGGGTCGACGACCTCACGCAGGTCGCGGTCATCCCCGACGGCGACGGCTTCGCGCTCACCGTGCGCTGA
- a CDS encoding branched-chain amino acid ABC transporter permease: protein MLQGAIAGLAAGGLYAVLGVCLTLMSRLVRVVNFAQAATGMFGAFTAVWFVREIGLPIWLGSVLGVLVAGLLAAAIGFIAATWLSEASTTTRSAMTVGPLLLLISMSFILFGNKPQPFTPIIAGPAFAFGGVVISQVTVATVAMAIVTAIVVRIVLRRTRVGTQLRALSERPTTAELLGIRSRPLSIAVWFVTGVISAIAIMIVAPSQSNDATSLSMLIVPAAAAALLGGFRRLDLAVVGGVVLGVLGGLVAQIDEVALVRNFLPFLFIVVLLLWTQRKEVWDAAR, encoded by the coding sequence ATGCTGCAAGGCGCCATCGCCGGTCTCGCTGCCGGTGGCCTCTACGCCGTCCTCGGCGTATGTCTCACCCTCATGTCGCGGCTGGTGCGGGTGGTCAACTTCGCGCAGGCCGCGACCGGCATGTTCGGTGCGTTCACCGCCGTGTGGTTCGTCCGCGAGATCGGCCTGCCGATCTGGCTGGGCTCGGTGCTGGGCGTCCTGGTCGCCGGGCTGCTGGCCGCCGCGATCGGGTTCATCGCCGCGACCTGGCTGTCGGAGGCCTCCACGACCACACGCTCCGCCATGACCGTAGGACCCCTGCTGCTGCTGATCTCGATGTCGTTCATCCTGTTCGGCAACAAGCCGCAGCCGTTCACCCCGATCATCGCCGGTCCCGCCTTCGCGTTCGGGGGCGTCGTGATCAGCCAGGTGACCGTCGCGACCGTCGCGATGGCGATCGTCACCGCGATCGTGGTGCGGATCGTGCTGCGTCGCACCCGCGTCGGCACCCAGCTGCGGGCGCTGTCGGAGCGCCCCACCACCGCCGAGCTGCTCGGCATCCGCTCCCGTCCGCTCTCGATCGCGGTCTGGTTCGTCACCGGTGTCATCAGTGCGATCGCGATCATGATCGTGGCGCCTTCGCAGTCGAACGATGCGACGAGCCTGTCGATGCTGATCGTCCCCGCGGCGGCGGCCGCGCTGCTCGGCGGTTTCCGCCGCCTCGACCTCGCCGTGGTCGGCGGCGTCGTGCTCGGAGTGCTGGGTGGTCTCGTCGCGCAGATCGACGAGGTCGCGCTGGTGCGCAACTTCCTCCCGTTCCTGTTCATCGTCGTCCTGCTGCTGTGGACGCAACGCAAGGAGGTGTGGGATGCCGCTCGCTGA
- a CDS encoding ABC transporter ATP-binding protein, with translation MSELVLDAVTVSRGAGPVISDVSLRVGGGEVLALVGPNGAGKTSLIESVSGVTPHSAGTITLDGEPIDKLSRVARARRGIVHIEQGRAVFPSLTVRENISLTARTPAELDAALAQFPELEKRIDSPTALLSGGEQQMVVLARAFAAKPRILLIDEMSLGLAPVVFLRLMPIVQSIAQSGVGVLLVEQFTQLALGLAREAVVVAGGQVSFQGTSAALTADPALLHRAYLGG, from the coding sequence ATGAGCGAGCTCGTATTGGATGCCGTCACCGTGAGTCGCGGCGCCGGACCTGTCATCTCCGACGTCTCGCTGCGCGTGGGCGGCGGGGAGGTGCTGGCGCTGGTCGGCCCGAACGGCGCCGGCAAGACGAGCCTGATCGAATCGGTGTCAGGCGTGACCCCGCACTCCGCGGGCACCATCACGCTCGACGGTGAGCCGATCGACAAGCTGTCGCGCGTCGCGCGAGCGCGGCGGGGCATCGTGCACATCGAGCAGGGGCGGGCGGTCTTCCCCTCCCTCACGGTGCGCGAGAACATCTCGTTGACCGCGCGCACCCCGGCGGAGCTGGACGCGGCGCTGGCGCAGTTCCCCGAGCTCGAGAAGCGCATCGACTCCCCCACCGCGCTGCTCTCCGGTGGCGAGCAGCAGATGGTCGTGCTCGCCCGCGCGTTCGCCGCGAAGCCGCGCATCCTGCTGATCGATGAGATGTCACTCGGCCTGGCGCCGGTCGTCTTCCTGCGGCTGATGCCGATCGTGCAGTCGATCGCCCAGTCCGGGGTGGGCGTGCTGCTGGTCGAACAGTTCACGCAGCTCGCGCTCGGTCTCGCGCGCGAAGCCGTGGTGGTCGCGGGCGGGCAGGTCTCGTTCCAGGGCACATCTGCGGCGCTCACGGCCGATCCCGCGTTGCTCCACCGCGCGTATCTCGGCGGCTGA
- a CDS encoding SDR family NAD(P)-dependent oxidoreductase — translation MGLAVGSTVSGRVVVITGGGTGIGAAIAERYAAEGAHVVVVGRRPEPLQAVERAVGAHPVVADAADTASAKAAVAEVLATFGRIDVLVANAGGHGFSPVADTDDAGWDAAIRANLTTAFVMARESLPALLESKGQIVIVSSLAGLFAGPSVAGYTVGKHALIGLTRTLARDYGRHGVRVNAVCPGWVQTPMADEEMDEFASHAGLESREEAYATVTADVPLRRPARPAEIASVVRFLGSGESSYITGSVIVADGGSHVVDVPTIAFDHAGM, via the coding sequence ATGGGACTTGCGGTCGGATCGACGGTCTCCGGACGCGTCGTCGTCATCACGGGAGGCGGCACCGGCATCGGCGCCGCCATCGCGGAGCGCTATGCGGCAGAGGGCGCGCACGTCGTGGTCGTCGGTCGCCGGCCGGAACCGTTGCAGGCGGTGGAGCGCGCCGTCGGTGCCCACCCGGTCGTCGCTGATGCCGCCGACACGGCTTCCGCGAAGGCCGCTGTCGCCGAGGTGCTGGCGACCTTCGGGCGCATCGACGTGCTCGTCGCCAATGCCGGAGGGCACGGCTTCTCGCCGGTCGCCGACACCGACGACGCGGGGTGGGATGCGGCGATCCGCGCCAACCTCACCACGGCCTTCGTGATGGCCAGGGAGTCGCTGCCGGCGCTGCTCGAGTCGAAGGGGCAGATCGTGATCGTGTCGTCGCTCGCCGGGCTGTTCGCCGGCCCATCGGTCGCGGGATACACGGTCGGCAAGCACGCGCTGATCGGACTCACCCGCACGCTGGCGCGGGACTACGGCCGACATGGCGTGCGGGTGAACGCGGTGTGCCCCGGCTGGGTGCAGACGCCGATGGCCGACGAGGAGATGGACGAGTTCGCCTCGCACGCCGGCCTCGAGTCCCGGGAGGAGGCCTACGCGACTGTCACGGCCGATGTGCCGCTGCGGCGCCCCGCCCGTCCGGCCGAGATCGCCTCGGTCGTGCGTTTCCTGGGTTCGGGCGAGTCCTCGTACATCACCGGGTCGGTGATCGTGGCGGATGGGGGATCGCACGTGGTGGATGTGCCGACCATCGCCTTCGACCACGCCGGGATGTAG
- a CDS encoding molybdenum cofactor biosynthesis F family protein has product MTTLNPADTSTWLPLEGLAPGFDANKAPHTTALSGREIAVVDARGTRIVHRFSDTTVAWEYQPGADDDTAAAADTDAYEAFEVDEELYFVQFHHRYLPNEAVSLVVDLRQGRALAIISIILPAPEKGRTRVQHVFAPSVIEGVEVSGAEAAPTTTLIGRRVEWVYSTEHAYEHVYLSPRWYSWQCLAGPERGLADTDENSVWEVRPGIYIFAWREKVIPCASVTIADHRDVNAIRSHGVLFGLDETGEVPTHFTFGAHGRLLSTTLHTPELEPATFGDA; this is encoded by the coding sequence ATGACCACGCTGAACCCCGCCGACACGTCCACCTGGCTCCCGCTCGAGGGACTCGCCCCCGGCTTCGACGCCAACAAGGCTCCGCACACCACCGCGCTGAGCGGTCGCGAGATCGCTGTCGTCGACGCCAGAGGGACGCGGATCGTGCACCGCTTCTCCGACACCACGGTCGCCTGGGAGTACCAGCCCGGGGCAGATGATGACACGGCGGCCGCAGCCGACACCGACGCCTACGAGGCCTTCGAGGTCGACGAGGAGCTGTACTTCGTGCAGTTCCACCACCGCTACCTGCCGAACGAGGCCGTCTCACTCGTGGTCGACCTGCGGCAGGGCCGGGCGCTCGCGATCATCTCGATCATCCTGCCCGCCCCTGAGAAGGGCCGCACCCGCGTGCAGCACGTCTTCGCGCCCAGCGTGATCGAGGGCGTCGAGGTGTCCGGTGCGGAGGCGGCGCCCACCACGACGCTCATCGGACGACGGGTCGAGTGGGTGTACAGCACCGAGCACGCCTACGAGCACGTGTACCTGTCGCCGCGCTGGTACTCCTGGCAGTGCCTGGCCGGCCCCGAGCGCGGCCTCGCCGACACGGACGAGAACAGCGTGTGGGAGGTGCGTCCCGGCATCTACATCTTCGCGTGGCGCGAGAAGGTCATCCCGTGCGCCTCGGTGACGATCGCCGACCACCGCGACGTCAACGCGATCCGGTCGCACGGCGTGCTGTTCGGACTCGACGAGACCGGCGAGGTGCCGACGCACTTCACGTTCGGCGCACACGGACGTCTGCTCTCGACGACGCTGCACACGCCGGAGCTCGAGCCCGCCACGTTCGGGGACGCCTGA
- a CDS encoding SDR family NAD(P)-dependent oxidoreductase yields the protein MTEKTPPSSSRATPAQTSRSKDMMDLHLAGTTALVTGAASGIGRATALALAAEGVRVALLDRDAAALAETAEALRGQGHSDAAAFVVDLTDEEQVRRTVDAAIAELGRLDAVVCCAGISGPVGRGIEQTSLAEWNAVFAVNVTGAFLVLRHTLPALRAVAAASVVLLSSDSAFVASPGMAPYAASKAALVQFARALSVDLAGTGIRVNTVAPSIVDTPMSRGDLGAEAFDAPAFPVQAAAEVAAHVVYLVSPRGRAVSGTTLLSDFGFSARSGFPA from the coding sequence ATGACGGAGAAGACACCGCCGTCCTCCTCACGCGCCACTCCGGCGCAGACGTCGCGGTCGAAGGACATGATGGACCTCCACCTCGCCGGAACGACCGCCCTCGTCACGGGTGCCGCGAGCGGCATCGGCCGGGCGACCGCGCTCGCGCTCGCCGCAGAGGGAGTGCGCGTGGCGCTGCTCGACCGCGATGCGGCGGCGCTGGCGGAGACGGCCGAGGCCCTGCGTGGGCAGGGCCACAGCGATGCGGCCGCCTTCGTCGTCGACCTCACCGACGAGGAGCAGGTGCGGCGAACCGTCGACGCCGCGATCGCCGAGCTCGGTCGGCTCGACGCCGTGGTGTGCTGCGCCGGGATCTCCGGACCGGTCGGTCGGGGGATCGAGCAGACGTCGCTCGCCGAATGGAACGCCGTGTTCGCGGTGAATGTGACCGGCGCGTTCCTCGTGCTGCGGCACACGCTCCCTGCACTGCGCGCCGTCGCCGCGGCATCCGTCGTCCTGCTCTCGAGCGACTCCGCGTTCGTCGCCTCACCGGGGATGGCGCCCTATGCGGCGTCGAAGGCCGCGCTGGTGCAGTTCGCGCGTGCGTTGTCGGTCGACCTGGCCGGCACCGGCATCCGGGTGAACACCGTGGCGCCGTCGATCGTCGACACCCCGATGAGCCGCGGAGACCTGGGAGCCGAGGCCTTCGACGCCCCGGCCTTCCCCGTGCAGGCGGCGGCGGAGGTCGCCGCGCACGTGGTCTACCTGGTCTCGCCGCGCGGCCGGGCGGTGTCCGGCACCACACTCCTCAGCGACTTCGGGTTCAGCGCGCGTTCCGGCTTCCCCGCCTAG
- a CDS encoding ABC transporter substrate-binding protein, whose protein sequence is MNKRASGTAALIAVAALTLAGCAGGDEGSGGEGAPIVVGSVNTISGPATFPEASLAAAAVFDAFNEAGGLDGRKIDYKTLDDKGDPATATASARELVGSDGAVALVGSASLIECEINAKYYEQEGILSMPGIGVDTGCFASDNISPANVGPFNDMTLTLQYGSEVLGLDDICILLEIAGSTRPTYQAAIDKWTEITGKEPKYVDDTVPYGASDYTPYIVKARDQGCKALAINPVEPDAIGQVKAANAQGWDDVTWLYLTSVYSENFADAIDNAGAGIYVPAEFYPFTDDNEINADWRELMEANDIPLTSFSQGGYLAAKYFIEVLEGIDGDITRESVSEALQSMEPIENPMVGTPYAFGTQNTAGWPIILKSGTNAWEKVAEDWLRIGE, encoded by the coding sequence ATGAACAAGCGAGCATCCGGCACCGCGGCGCTCATCGCCGTGGCAGCCCTCACCCTCGCCGGCTGCGCCGGTGGAGACGAAGGATCCGGCGGCGAAGGCGCCCCGATCGTCGTCGGCTCCGTCAACACGATCAGCGGTCCGGCGACCTTCCCCGAGGCCTCTCTGGCCGCGGCGGCGGTCTTCGACGCCTTCAACGAGGCCGGCGGCCTGGACGGACGCAAGATCGACTACAAGACCCTCGACGACAAGGGCGACCCTGCCACGGCGACCGCCTCGGCCCGCGAACTGGTCGGCAGCGACGGCGCCGTCGCGCTGGTCGGCTCCGCGAGCCTGATCGAATGCGAGATCAACGCCAAGTACTACGAGCAGGAGGGCATTCTCTCGATGCCGGGGATCGGCGTCGACACCGGGTGTTTCGCGAGCGACAACATCTCGCCCGCGAACGTCGGTCCCTTCAACGACATGACCCTCACGCTGCAGTACGGCTCGGAGGTGCTCGGTCTGGACGACATCTGCATCCTGCTCGAGATCGCCGGCTCCACCCGTCCGACCTACCAGGCCGCGATCGACAAGTGGACCGAGATCACCGGCAAGGAGCCCAAGTACGTCGACGACACCGTGCCCTACGGTGCATCCGACTACACGCCGTACATCGTGAAGGCGCGTGACCAGGGCTGCAAGGCGCTGGCGATCAACCCGGTGGAGCCCGACGCGATCGGGCAGGTCAAGGCCGCGAACGCGCAGGGCTGGGATGACGTCACCTGGCTCTACCTGACGAGCGTCTACAGCGAGAACTTCGCCGACGCGATCGACAACGCGGGTGCCGGCATCTACGTGCCCGCCGAGTTCTACCCGTTCACGGATGACAACGAGATCAACGCTGACTGGCGTGAGCTCATGGAGGCGAACGACATCCCGCTCACCTCCTTCAGCCAGGGCGGATACCTCGCCGCGAAGTACTTCATCGAGGTGCTCGAGGGCATCGACGGCGACATCACGCGCGAGAGCGTCTCGGAGGCTCTCCAGAGCATGGAGCCGATTGAGAACCCCATGGTCGGAACGCCGTACGCGTTCGGAACCCAGAACACCGCCGGCTGGCCGATCATCCTGAAGTCCGGCACCAACGCGTGGGAGAAGGTCGCAGAAGACTGGCTCCGCATCGGCGAGTAG
- a CDS encoding APC family permease yields the protein MADPTSAATTQNSTSLRPGALGVAGIVFLVLAAVAPLTGIVVVASLAIALGNGGGTPMSFFLVAAILLLFAVGYAQMSKQLVNAGGFYAFVVKGLGRTGGLIAGLIATLGYNFFVVGTIGTSGFFMQTIIRDLTGLDVHWLVWGLLSIVVCFVLARIGVDFSSKVLGVCLVLEVLMLVVFDVSVLVQTGYDLGAFSPEAVFSGSLPIGLLLAATGFLGFEATALFSEEAKQPLRTIPRATYTSIIAIGIILGITTWAVVSATGVAQAQATALEHLPTGDLIFTLSQQYLGGPLTTVMMVLLLVSLFAAMLAFHNSATRYLYSLGRARILPQALARTRSNGAPQLAGIVQATFAGVVAIIFAIAGADPIVTLVPAMLGFGTLSVLILQGLAAISIVVYFRRGRDPRWWSTFIAPGIGFLGIAAISVLAIVNFNIVAGSEELAIRLMPLLLVLAVIGGIVYGIYLKRAKPAVYEGLSSDLEQFSNR from the coding sequence GTGGCAGACCCGACATCTGCGGCCACGACGCAGAACAGCACTTCCCTCCGACCCGGCGCCCTCGGCGTCGCCGGCATCGTCTTCCTGGTGCTGGCGGCCGTCGCGCCGCTGACGGGCATCGTGGTGGTCGCCTCGCTCGCGATCGCTCTCGGCAACGGCGGCGGCACCCCGATGTCGTTCTTCCTGGTCGCGGCGATCCTGCTGCTGTTCGCGGTCGGCTACGCGCAGATGTCGAAGCAGCTGGTCAACGCCGGAGGGTTCTACGCCTTCGTCGTGAAGGGCCTCGGCCGCACGGGCGGTCTGATCGCCGGACTCATCGCCACGCTCGGCTACAACTTCTTCGTGGTCGGCACGATCGGCACCAGCGGCTTCTTCATGCAGACGATCATCCGCGACCTCACCGGCCTCGACGTGCACTGGCTCGTGTGGGGGCTCCTGTCGATCGTGGTGTGCTTCGTGCTGGCCCGCATCGGCGTCGACTTCAGCTCGAAGGTGCTGGGCGTCTGCCTCGTCCTCGAGGTGCTCATGCTGGTCGTGTTCGACGTCTCGGTGCTCGTGCAGACCGGATACGACCTGGGCGCGTTCAGCCCGGAGGCGGTGTTCTCCGGATCCCTCCCGATCGGCCTGCTGCTCGCGGCCACCGGCTTCCTCGGTTTCGAGGCGACCGCGCTGTTCAGCGAAGAGGCGAAGCAGCCGCTGCGCACGATCCCGCGGGCGACCTACACCTCGATCATCGCGATCGGCATCATCCTCGGCATCACGACCTGGGCCGTGGTGAGCGCGACCGGCGTGGCGCAGGCGCAGGCGACCGCGCTGGAGCACCTGCCGACGGGCGACCTCATCTTCACGCTCTCGCAGCAGTACCTGGGCGGCCCGCTCACGACAGTGATGATGGTGCTGCTCCTGGTGAGCCTGTTCGCCGCGATGCTGGCGTTCCACAACTCGGCCACCCGCTACCTGTACTCGCTGGGACGGGCGCGGATCCTGCCGCAGGCCCTCGCCCGCACCCGGTCCAACGGCGCCCCGCAGCTCGCGGGGATCGTGCAGGCGACCTTCGCCGGCGTCGTCGCGATCATCTTCGCGATCGCCGGGGCCGACCCGATCGTCACCCTCGTTCCTGCCATGCTCGGCTTCGGCACCCTGAGCGTGCTGATCCTGCAGGGCCTCGCCGCCATCTCGATCGTCGTCTACTTCCGCCGCGGCCGTGACCCCCGGTGGTGGAGCACGTTCATCGCCCCCGGCATCGGCTTCCTCGGCATCGCCGCGATCTCGGTGCTCGCGATCGTGAACTTCAACATCGTCGCCGGCTCCGAAGAGCTCGCGATCCGGTTGATGCCGCTGCTGCTCGTGCTGGCCGTCATCGGCGGCATCGTCTACGGCATCTACCTGAAGCGCGCGAAGCCGGCCGTGTACGAAGGCCTCTCCTCCGACCTGGAGCAGTTCAGCAACCGTTGA